A region of the Sminthopsis crassicaudata isolate SCR6 chromosome 6, ASM4859323v1, whole genome shotgun sequence genome:
cagaagatctaggttcaaatcctaattctatAGGTTACTTTCCACGTGACCATAAGCCAGTTCCCTCACTTTTCTAatgctgtttcctcatctataaaattagaaggtTGGACTAAGTGTCCTGTGTGATCTAATCCAGCTGGAAGTCAATGATCTTTCTATGTCAGGTATTATAATTATCTGTTTATCTATACAACTCCCTATCTTTTCAATGGCTCAaaccctagtttcttttttttttttcttttttttctccctgagactggggttaagtgacttgcccagggtcacacagctaggaagtgttaagtgtctgagaccagatttgaactcgggtcttgaattcagggctggtgctctatccactgcgccacctagctgcccctcaaaccCTACTTTCTACAAAGAACAAAAGGGATGTGTCCAAGGGAGCAAAGAAGCTATTGCTTCTGTTCTGAAAAATACAAGTGTGGTATCAGAGAGATATAGGATTCAGAGCTGGAATGAACCCCCTTAGCAGTCATCcagtccaaccttttcattttataatgggAACCCCATAGGCTGTAAAATTCTCTTTTAATGAAAGCAATTTCCCATGAAATCTGAAATAGTTTATCTGGCTGCActctcacccccccccccttctcagTCCCCTactagagaaagaggaagaagtttATGTTGATGGTTTGTCACTGTGGCTTTTGAGTTTGGGGGGACTTCCACAATTTATGACTCTCAAACAACAGAGAGAATTCCATAATTTCCACTGAATTATTCATAATGGCAAgagctcaagaaaaaaaatccccaaagctAGCCTTCCCAGTAGCGGGAGGCAGGACACTGGCCCAGAGGCCCACATTGCTGCAGGAATCAGATGGCTGTATGGGGTGGCCATAGCAACACAGTGAGAAAGTGAGTGGGCAAAGATGTGTCAGTCAGTGTGGAGTGAGTGGTTGGGGAGAGGGTGGAAGACCCGACACCTTCATTTAAACGTTGTCCATGGTTCAACCAGCtcatatttctaaagcattttcaAATTCTCAAAGGACTCTCACATAGCCAATCTGAAAAAAGTTagtattataatccccattttacaagtaaggaaaactgaggcaaaaaaggacttctccaaggtcatacagttagaGCTGGAGTAGAAATGTACTTCTCTTAATTGTTCAGTCTTCCTTCCGCCACACCAAATAATTTTTGAGAGCCAATTTAAGGAGACTCAGATCAGATAATTTTTAGCAAGACACTGTGGCACTGTGGATGGaattggacttagaatcaggaaaaatctGGGGGAAAATCTCATGTTCTAGGAATTTTCTAGTTGGGTGTTAACTTCCCTATATCTCAGTTATCTATAAAAATTGCCTCTAGAGCATTTAGGAGCTGATTTCAAGTCTAGCCGTGGACACACCTATGctatctctatctgcctcagttttctcgactataaaatggggataataataggacctatcTCAAAGAGTTGAGGGATCCTTGTCATAGGCTGAGCACAGTCCCTGGCATATACAGtaggcactgtataaatgcttatttccttcctctaagGTCACCTCTCACTcagtctatgattctataaattgGATCAGGAGGGGCCTAGCTTTGAATTTTGGTCCTGTTACTTgtcagctgtgtgactttaggcaagtcacaagCAGCTTTCTggagcgttttttttttttttttcttgaagttggGTGACATCTGCACAGCTACCTCCCCGGGGGCTGCATTCTAGAGAAAAGCATCTAGTCCACTCCAAAGCCCTCCACCCAAATGAAGTGCAATTCAAGCGCACACGATTTTTCCATGAAATCTGCTTTAAAAGCATCAGCCTGTAATCAGTCCCCCGGACCCAGCAGATCAGCGGTGTGCAGAACTCCAGTCTTCTAGGGAGTCTAATTTTCtgtcaaaacacacacacacacacacacacacacacacacacacacacacacacacacacacacacacacacacaccgggAAGTGTTAACTCAGCAATCCTGGGCCTTGGTGAGAAACGCTGGTGGTTCAGATCGTCACGGATGAAACAGTTAAGGTTTTTCAGTTTCAGCTGGAAAAATTGCCTCTttaattatgaatattattttttttccagtaagtTAGACCGGTAgtggttaaaaagaaaagaaaacgagagaaactgaaacaaatgcGACTATGTGGTTTTCAAGGAAAAATGCAGCGCCCGAGTTCACATTTAGAAATCGTTTCTCTTAAATAAGCATTTTGACAGAGCTGCGGAAAGGGGCTGCGCGGCCCCGCGCCGGGCTCGAAGGGAGGGGGGCTGCGCGGCCCCGCGCCGGGCTCGAGGGGAGGGGGGCTGCGCGGCCCCGCGCCGGGCTCGAGGGGAGGGGGGCTGCGCGGCCCCGCTGTAAAGCTGCGCCAGGCTAAAGGGAGgctggaaggaagagaaagtagaGAGGAGGGGCCGGCGCTTGGCTGGGGAGCCGCGGACACCTCGGTGCGGGTTCCCCCTCCCAGCACGGGCGGGAGACCCTCGGGCGGGCGGAGAGCCGCGGGCTCTGCGAAGGTTACGAAGCAGGAGCTACCCGTGTGGGGTCCGAGCCCAGCCGCGTAGCTTCTGTTTAAGAGAAACCTCCAAAGACGAACCTTTTTattatgatgattttttaaagtaacaaattATGGATCGGATAGAGAGCGACTGTGGAAGCCCACCTCAGCgaacctcagcttcctcactGACAATCCTTCCCCGCTCTAAGATCCCATAAAGGCCAGGCGCCCTCTCTTAGGACTTGGGTAACCCCAGCAGAGCTTATCCTCGGagccttcctttccccatctgtaaagtgcaGAAGCTGGCCAAAGGGCCGCGAGGTCGCCTTGCTTTCTACCTACATTAGGATCTTAAATTTTCTTAGAACCAGCTTTAACTTGATTCATTTAAATAACCAAATGAACATAAGCTTCAAGATAAGGGGCTCTCCGTTTGTTTCTCTGGTCTGATCCctggatggattttttttttttttttttttttttggtctactttTTTCTGTTGTGAAtcactttggattttttttctggactCCTTTTCATGAATATACATgcataggtatgtatatatttacatagatatagacatataaaatCCTAATTGATTACAGAAAATAAAGATGGGATGTTTTTACATTCAAACTCTATGAGCACCCTGAAATACATCTACAGAACCCCTCCTTGAGATCCATGgaccttagtttaaaaattcCTGCTTGATTTGGAaggaaaagacctgagttcaaatcttagctcttcTTACTGTCCATGTAACTACCTCTCTAAGCCTcgatttattcatctgtaaaataaacataTTATTGATAATCTCTGTGATTCCTTCCACTTCTAAATTATGAGGTGTATGTGGCAAATATTTTTTTGACCAAAGCATGGTCAGTTAATGAATAATTCTTCAAAACATGCTATCTCGTGGATTTTTCTATTCTAAAGGTTCAAAAGTAATCTGTTCAAAAGTAATCTGTGCATATGTAtacctcattctctctctgtctctctctctctgtctctctgtctctgtctctgtctctctgtctctgtctctctctgtctctctgtctctctctctgtgtctctctgtgtctctctgtctctctctctctctgtgtgtgtctctctctgtgtctctctgtgtctctctctgtctctctttctctctctctctctctctttctctgtctctctctgtctctctgtctctgtctctctctctctgtctctctgtctctgtctctctgtctctctctctgtctctgtctctctctgtctctctctctgtctctctgtctctctctctttctctctctctctgtctctctgtctctgtctctctctgtttctctctctctgtctctgtctctctctctgtctctgtctctctgtctctctgtttctctctctctgtctctgtctctctctgtctctctctctgtctctgtctctctctctctctatctctctctctgtgtctctctgtctctctctctttctctctctctctctctctctctctctctctctctctctctctctctctcacacacacacacacacacacacacacacacatgcacacacacacaaattaaattTCTCTTCCTTGATGCTcatagagcaatttagaattggGAAGAACCATcaagtccaactctctcatttgtCATATGAGGTGTCTGAAACTcaagaaaagttaagtaatttgcccagtgtcatacagctagtaaatatccgaagcaggattcaaacccaggccttcctgactccaagagcAGCAAATTTTAATTGAGGCTCCATTTCTAGAGAAAAATGCACAATTCCATCACCAATTAATGTAAAGGAAGCCATAAGCCTTGAGAAGATAAGGGGCTATATACCCATATCCCATCCATCCTtaaaagaaatagactaattcTCCTTGAAACAATATTATTAACCAAGTTGCCCCGGATCCTTACCCTTAGTtctgtgaccttaagcaagtcagtGAGCCTTTATGTATCTCCTTGTTCTTCTGTAAATGCTTAAGAAGCTATCTGGAATACCTTCCTCTGGGGATTGTCAAAAAAATCCAATGCTATTACTCTGCAAAGAACTTTTCAAAGtctaaaggagaaaaggaagaggaggagaaccAGCCCCATAATAGAAAACTCTtgaatgaggaaattccctcatCCAATGCAGGTGGGCAGAGAATTGCCTATGATACTCCAATATTAAGACCAGCCTTATGTGAAAGAAGCAAGTTTGTAACTTCCATAAATAGCATTtcaagctggaaggaacctcagaggctaTTGGATCTAatcttcacattttacagatgaggaaactgaacctgaGAGAAATTACATGATAAGACATGATAAGTAAGTGTGGGAGGCAGGATTTGACATCAGGCTTCCTGATGTGAGATGCATTATTCTATTTACTATTCAACTTAGATgccaattattaattaatattattccaAACCACTGAGAAAGATGGAATGATCAAAGTAGGGAAGATCACTTTTTTTCCATGGTTTTCTCATACAggtataaacatttttctttcagaaacaCTGTGAGGAGTCAGCTTTTAAATGTTTCCAGGAGGCCCCATTAAAGCCcctaaataatgaagaaaagaaaatgagatttgatGTTTTAATTAAACAACTCAGAAGGAAACTGCCTTGGAGGGAAGCCAGAAAGACCAATCCAGTAAGCTTTAATGTCATCCACCATCTACTATCTTGCTACTTGTAAATCAAAGGTGCTCTAGTGAGATTCTCCAAGGATTCTTGGGCCTCATGGCTAGGtctcatttgggggggggggggagaagtcATAGCCCCCAGGCATCAAAGTTCTGGAAACTCTAAGCTGCCCTTGGGGCTCAGGTGATTCATAAGAGTGAGAGCAACATTCTCAGGTACTCAATCTACCAGGGAGTAATATGGGTACTAGGAGACTTGCTACCATTTGTAATCTCTGAAATACTTTCTCCTAATTTAGACAGTTATGTTCTCAAccttctttcctctcactctgAGTGGTCTAGAAGTAGgaatataattagaaattttaGGTGCTGGGTTAGCTGCCATTAACCCAAGGCATGGTTGGGAAGGGAAGAGGTGAGGAAGTAAAGAGTGGAGTGGAATGAGGTAGGGAGAAGCTcatctctgctctctctctctggtagtttttgatttaaattaatttttttattgacttGAGAAGCAGTGTAACATAATAGATAGAAAGATGGcctcagagttaggaagaccagagtttCTGACATGTAATGGCTAAGTGACTCTGATTATTCCAAGTGGAATAATCCTGGTAAAAGGGCCCTTGACCCCATTCTCTTACGTCTTTTCTTGTAGACTGCTCTTTCAAGCATGTCCCACAATCCTCAACTGTTTCCTGTCTACTAATTCCTCCCCTAATCCCTACAAACATGCCCAAGTCTCCGAatagggggagggaaagggaaatcatCACAAAGATACTTTCCTCAAGTGataatattctcttccttttctcagcTGAACTGTTTATACCTGTTGCCCCCTCTCCCCTTCATCTCTTCTCAATCATTTTAAATCTGGCTTCTCACTTCTAGCAATACTCAACTGCAATCTTTCTTTCCAAGGTTACCAGTTCTTCCAACTGCCAAATCTGAGATTCTTTTGTCATTCCAAATTGTTCCTATATGATCCTATTGACCATGCACTCCCTTTACCTGAACCTTCTTTCTTGGGTTTTCATGACCCAATTCTATCCTGGTTCCCCTCTTACCTAGTCCTCTGATCACTCCTTTTCAGTCCTCTTAGCTCTTCTTTATCCGTATCCTATCCCCAACTGTGAGTATTTCCCAAGGTTCTGTCCTTGGTCTTCCTTCTCTACACCTTTCTCTTGATGACTTCATCAacttccatggatttaattatcatctctctaTATACAGAAAACGCACAGATCCATAAAACCAACCATATTCTTTCCTCTAAGCCTCCATCACCAACTACTAACTGGGTATTTCTAACTGGATGTCCCCATAAGTATCTCAAACTTAATATGTATCCAACACTCTCCACCCCCCCATCAAACTTTCCTGTTTCTGGCATCTAGGTGTCCATTGGTCAGGAAGACTGaagttcaaatattacctcagatatttactggctgtgtgaccctcggcaagacatttaacttcttGCCTCAATTCTCTCAATGGGGATAGTAACagtatctacctcccaaggttattgtgaaaatcaaatgagataatatttgccaAGTGCTTGACACAATGTTTGGCccacagtaggtgctatataactgcttattccttcccttcctcctgttGAAGGCACCTGTAGTATTCTAGTCTCAGGTTCACAACCTTTTATTAGCCTTGACTACTAATTCTTTCATCCCAATTATCTATTCAGTTGCCAAATTTGGCCATTTTCTATCTCCACACTTCTCCCATATCAACCCCTTCTCTTCACTCAGATAACCATTAGACTCTGGTACTGATCAAGCAGATCTGATCACATCATTCATTCTCCTATTCATGGACTCCTTATTGCCCCTAGGATCAGACATAAAAAGTCTTCTTTTCCAAGTCTTTCATAACCTAGTCTGTCTTTCTAACCACACTGTCCATGAATTACTCTTCTTTCTGACACACTACAGCCCAGCCAAATTACCTGGCTCTCTGTTTCTCATAAATGAAATTCCATCTCTGTGCCTTGACTCAAACTACCCTTCACATCTGGAATGAACTCCAGTCTCAACTGTGCCTCATaaaatccctctcttccttcaaaacaAAGTTCCAGAGTCAATACAATGCCTTGGGTTAGGTTTGACTCAGGCCAGTCAGGTGGTTCAGGAAGATTTGGGATAAGAATGAAACAACATATGCACATTCCCCAATACCACCACCTTCTAAATGAAGCTTCCCTGACCCCCTCAATTGCTCCTGCTCTCCCTCTGTTTATACTTATATAGGTGTAGGTTGTCTTCTTCAATAGCACATTCCTTGAGAATAAAGATGatttcattctttgcatttcTATCCATGGCATCCAGAACAGTTCCTATAAGACAGCTTATAAACCCTTGTTGGTTGATTAATGGAATAAAGACCACCCATCATTTCTGACTGCCTTTgctcaaagagagagagaaccttttttaaatcacttaaaaAGCACTTCATTCATTGCCCTCATTCTACAAAAAAAAGAGTcttaaagaggttaagtgacttaaaattatttaccatatatttgaACAAATGTAGGGATAAAATTCAAGACTTAAGGCTCTTGGATCCATGTTCTTTCCATCCTCCTTCTCTTACCTCACCTCACCCTGTCCCCATAGAATAACAGTACAGGATTTTGTCTTTCAACTTGATGGATAACTGATAGATATTGTGCCTTCCCATCtaaatgaggtatttgtaaagagcttagtgCAATGCCCAGAatagagtaagtgcttaataaatgcttctttcctccctccctttctttactttcttttatctttctttccttccctgtcttccttctttcctttcttttttgcttcctctcttcctccctcctcccctcctttctttttttcttctttgcaagaAACCATGGCGTTAAGGGTAGAAATAAAAGTGTCTGTTTCTTGGTTTTCCAGAAATGCCCTTCATGTGATTCCTTTAAGAAGAAACCACCCCTAGAATTCCTTGGCAACCTGAGATCATTTCTGCAAAAGGTATCCTTGTTTCTTGTATCACTTCCATTTACACATGGGGACTGGGTTCTTCATGCTGGGGTCACTGATGTTGTGTTGTCTTCACAGATGATTTATGAACAGCATCACCGTCCCCGGTGATGTCCCCATCATCATCATTGCCATGGCCAGTGTACCTAATACATGAAGATGCCAGAAGCCCTAAGAAAAAGTTGGACACTATATTGACGTACTCTaagttcttaatattttaaaagaggaaatacaatGTAACAGTGATGGGGGGAAATGAGTTCAGATAAGAGTTTTCCAAAATTACTATCAGATACaaactttccattcttttttctatcCTAGATTTGGTGACTTGAGGATATGGCCAGCTCAGTTCATTACCCC
Encoded here:
- the IL21 gene encoding interleukin-21, which codes for MERTFIYCLVIIFFGTVAPKQSSPIRRQTRMIQLLQIVEQLKTCVNDTDPVLLSTPENVEKHCEESAFKCFQEAPLKPLNNEEKKMRFDVLIKQLRRKLPWREARKTNPKCPSCDSFKKKPPLEFLGNLRSFLQKMIYEQHHRPR